GTTTCTGAGTTTAGGAAGCTGTAGTATCtctatacatacatatatatatatatatatatatatgtagctGTTAGACACTGTAATGTCACAGCTTTCAAGTGCAGCTGGACAATCAACTTTTCAACCAAAAGACAGACCAGTATATAGTAATGGCCTTTCAGTGACACCAGGGTGACCCGGGTGTGTTTGCTCCAGGTGTTGGCAGCACAGACAGGAGTGCAGGGCCCTCCCCACAGCGccgggcagaggcagagctgcgGTGGCTCCGGGCAGTGCTGGCGGGGATGCTCAGCACGGCCCTTAAAGCCAGGCCGGGCTCGGTGTCACAGGCGGCTCCGTGTGGCTGCTGGCCTGAGGAGCAGGCACTGCCACACCCACAGGGCCGGGAGCCACGGGATTCTCCTGCAGAATTCACCTCCTTTAGACTGCTTGGCTTGAGCACTCTGCTCCATAAACACACACACCACCCCTACCTATATAACTGgacaaacttatttttaaagtatataagaatattttttttagctAGATTTGTTTTGTTAAATCCGCACTAACTActgtatttttactttttatatgTAAAGCTTGGCAATAGCTCTCAATGTATAATttatttgttgggttttttataaAACGAAGTGCACCCTCTTGCTTCTGTTTCACAACACTGGTGACATATGAACTGTCTTAGGCACTGCACTGAGATCTGTATTGAAACTGTACATGGGAACAAGTAGATCTATAGTCCACTCAACCCAGTCTTGGAATGTTTGTACTGTAGTTCTGTCTTAAATACACCATGTCAGTGCAAAAGTCTTGCAGAGTCATCTTTGGGCCCGCTGTGTTCCATGGCACAGCACTCAGAGGTGGGTTAGCTGGGGCTTGGGACACTGGGTTGCTTAGCCTATTGTCAGTTAAAGTGTAACTTAGGGCAGCGCCAGAGCTTGCAGGTAGATGCTAAAGAATTCAATGCCTTTTTCCCAACAGAGCTGAGAGTGTCCAGGAGGACTGTCAGGTGTGCAGTGCCAGAAGGGGAACCCGAGGTGCCCGGTGTGGTTCCAGCGCAGGCCAGTTCACCAAGCACCCTCACTCCTGTCTCCAGCCAGGGACTGGCTGTGCTCTCAAGTGCAGCAGCACTAATGATTGATTGTGTAAAGGGAACTGTTTACTCCCAAGCCCTGACTTTGGCTAAATGCTAAAGATGGTAGCAAAGGGCAACTAAACCCTTTGATCATCTTTGTTTCTCAGAAACTATTTGGAAAGTAtcaaaaggaagagaaattaCTCCATCGTAATGACTAAGCTCATAGGAGATAATTTCTCTTGTGGCATAATTTGTTGTGTAGGTCAAACTGTGATCCCACTGATAAATCACTGAACTGTTCTTCAAATCCACTTACAACTCAAAACAATGAAACATTTAGGTGTTTCTGTTAGTAAAAACCTTCTTTGAATATCTGCATTTTAGAAGATAATATTTCTGCCATTCATACATTTTAATGTTCAGAAACCGAATGTCAGTTAAAACACTGAGTTTGTTGAGATGTTTAGTGCTGATCAATTTGTTCCCGTATATAAAATTTATGATACAACAGCACATCTTACGTCAGATGAGGTTGCCAAGAATTCTGCATCCTTTTGCATTTGTTCGATGGACTGCGTTTCTGTGAGCATATCAGATATGTGCAAGGTTCCCTGCTTTTCACAGACATTCTAAACAGCCAACTTCAGTGGCAGCCCCTTCAGTCCCAGCCAAAAATGGggtgttgtgttttgtttctaaatATTTGCCACTAGCTGGAGTAATTCCATTCATTATTTCATGCAGGCCACCACCGAGCTttcagatggcagcagcttttAGTCACTCGCTTGGGCCTGGGATGAATTCTTATTAACTGCTACAGTTATGGAGAAATACCATAAGCACATCCACAAAGGctcttttctgcctctctgaAAAGGTGCCTGCAGTGGGAAAAGAGGAGTGAGATGCTCTGAGAACCCTTTTGGTGGAGCTGATAGCCCTGGCTGAGGTTTGAAGGGGATATGATCAGGAAGTGTCACAGTGGTGTGAGCAAGGATTGTGTCACTAGGTCTGGACACTAGAGGGTACCTGAAATATGGGTTGTGCATGGCCAGAGTGGACTGAGGTGTCAGGCACTCCTGTGGGCATTTGTGGGATGCAGTCACTTCAATTCCCAATGCCCCTCTCTTCCAAATTGAGCTCACCCTTGTTTTCTGAAGACATGGGATTGGGCCACAGGGGGAAAAAGATCCTTCAGGGGcttcagcaaagctgctgtAGCACAGAGCCCCACTTGAGGATCAAGGCTCTCTTCCCTTGCACAGCATGGCtgggcccagctccagctcagcctcccGGCCCTGAGCTCCCATCCCCGCAGCCAGGCCTTTCCCAAGCCCCTGCCCTCCTGGTGTCCTGTCCGGGGCAGGGAACAGTGGGGCTCTCAGGGCTGGCTCAAGGTTTGGCACCCCTTAGTGATGGAGTGGGTGtggtgctgccagtgctgtgccccCACCTGACCTGGCACAcgggcagagcccaggggagcCAACAGGGAGATGGGCTCACTGCAAGCTGCTTTTCGTGCCCGTGCCAAGCCATTGCCTTTGGGCTGGCTTCTGTCCCGCCTGCGTTGGCTCCGAGTAAATGTTAAACCCTCCGTGGGGCTGCCAAAGGGAAGAGAGTTTGAGGgggcaggaagaaaggaatgGCAGAGGCTGGATGCCATTTTCCTGGGGCTCTTGCACATCCCCAGGATACCGCTACCTGCCAGGAGGCCTTCGCGTGACTTGGAAAAATCACTGGTTTATTCTTGCCCTTTCCAGTTAAATTTCCTTCCCTTGTCAATCCTAGATAAAAGGCTGTATGTTATAGCAGCTCTCAGGATAAAGCCAAAACAGACTTGTCAGTCAGCACCAGGAAAACAAGCTGCTGATTTAACACTGCAGTGCTGAGTACATGCTCAGCTCAGGCGCTGTATTGATGTCCCTCTAAACAAACCTCCTCAAACTGGGAAATTCTTCTTCTTGGAGGAGAAATTCAaagcctgggcagcccctgaAGCTGGCTGAAGTGCAGGGAGATGACTGGAGCTTGCAGAATCGTGTTGCTTGGTCAGAAAGGTAAGTTCCTTGTTCAGtcagaaaatacaaacacaTATTTTAGACTCATAAAGGTGAACATGAGCACACAGTGATAGGAAACAGAGCAGGCTTTATTCACGTGGCAGTGTACAATCCTCTCTGTTTCCAGGTAAGGGTCATGGATGGTGAAAATAAATCTTAAGTAGCTTTTGCAAATCCATCTGTAATTTTCCTATTGAATTTACATGACAGTTACTTGTGAAGAGATGATGAAAGTATGTCTAAATATTCTTGAAATCTGTAAATTACTTGTAAGTCATTATTCCTATGAAGCTTTTGGAAAGTGAACTTTTTAAATACTTGGAAGTATTAACTTTCAAGTAATTTCAGACACCAGCAGCTCTTACAGACAGCTGCTGTTTTGTCAGAAGGTGGATATTTAGTAATTTCTTTGGAATTAAATGCTTTGAACACTGGACAATATTACCTTGCAAAACAagcactttttcttttcagcaaagaaaagccATATATGAACTCAGAACTTACTGCAACAGGGAGGAAATGTGTAACAAGTACTATGTAGGGTGATAAAAGAgttggaaaagcagaaatctcTTTAGGGCTAAAACATGAGTTACCAGTGCAAACAGCCCATGCTTTGTGCCACTCTGTCAAGCCCTCCTCTTTCTGTTCCCACCCCACTGTGGGAAATCACATCCTTTTGATTCTGTGTTCAGCCATTAAAGCCAACACTCATTTGGCACATCCTGTGTTCTCACAGGTATAATGCCCTTCCTCTGGTCCTTGTTGATGATTTCCAGGGGGCACTCATTGTTTCACTTCCTCAAGGTTATATACAATCCTTGAATATTTTCTAGAATTTAGTTGCTGATTTGTTTGTTGGGTTCCATTGTCATAGGCCATCTCATGttgcaaataaatacattctGCAAAGGACGCTCAAGAATATAAAATCTTAGAGAACATTCATGTTAAGACTAATTGAAACTCTCAAATGTGACTGTATTTCTGTCTTATGCCAGTGCAAAATGAGCAAGCTTTGTCCCTGAAATGGCATCTTGTGGAGCCAGCATGGGTTACTGCAGTTCTGATTTTCAAGGCAGCTTCAGCCATTGCCAATTTGAAATGGTATGAAGTGACCAGGAGAAAAGTAACAAAAAGAGCAGCATTCCAACAAGCTCCTCTCAGAAATCACAACTTACATGCAAGTTGTGACTTAAATATATGTCAGGTTTTGTTAACATTGTAAAAAATCTGTTCACACAAGTATGAGAaggtttaattatttttttccccagcgTGCTGATAGGAAGCTGAAGACAGTTGCAAGCAGTTGGTTTTCCACCTACTGCCATGGTGGTGGAAATTTATTCCTTCACTTTGCAAGCAAAGCAATCACAAGCAGTCAAACTCCATTTGCCTGAAGGAGATCTCAGAGAAGCTGGACAAGGGTTTGCCGCCGATGAGCAGCAGTGTGTTGGTCCTGCTGATCCCACCCCCCGTGGCCACACACCCCCAGTCAGATCTCTCCTCTTCACccacagcctgagcagcagcaaaagccTCTCCTGGACAGGCCAACAGAGGGAGAGCCTTGTCCTTGGACAAACAGCTCCTGTCTCTCTTTGGGCCTAGTCCTGTCTCTGAAGTGGTCTGGGAGGCAGGGAATTCTGCTGGCTCCAGGGGCAGGCTGAAGGTTTTCATTTCGATGGCGTTGCTCCGCTCCGTGGGCTGTGGGCAGAAGAAGCTGCAAAAGCCAGAGTGCCTCAGGCTGGGCACCAGCTGGGGATGGTCCTTCTGCTCACTCTTGCAGTGGCTGGGGAACGTATCAGTGAAATCTGAGGTAGTTTGGAAGTGCACACCAATTCCTAAGATGCAGTGATACATTTTAGGAGAAAAGTTTCCCTTTGTAGTACTGCTAAGCTTCTTCCATGTCTGCGTATGGAAATGATACTTCCAGAGGTCATCGTTAGGGCTGGAATTTGAAATCCCTCCACCAAAAATCAGCATAGAGTCTTTGCAGACTACTGAAGCGTGACCTACCACTGGAGGAGGTCCTTGGCTGAAGGTAAGAGAAACCAGCAGTTAAGGGGAGACCAAAAAGAAACTTAGCACTGATTTTAGCTTCGGTTTTCCTTTTGACTCAGAAGGATGACTGCTGAACAGCTGCAATGGGACATCAAAATTACACTGCTGACAGCTGCATCAACGCCTTGCCAACAGCTCTCCCGAGCAAAGCCAACTGGAGCCCCAggcatggcagcagcactgcatcctGATCTGAACAATCCCTGCAATTACCAACAGGGCATCGGCTCCCTCTCCACCCGCACGCAGAATCAGAGTAAGAtcaattctctttctctgctctTTTAGTGTAACAAATAGAACAGTTTACCTTGTTCTGATGCTGgaccagctgctgcttccaaagTCCCACCTCCACAAGTCCCTCTGTTCAGTGAGCCCCACCAGCCCCCCAAAGAGGTACATGGCTGTGTGATAAACCACTGCCGAGTGGCCGTGCCGCGCTCCGGGACCGCTGCTGtgacaggggctggggacacacaacCACTTCCTGCTATCTGAAACAAAAACACTGATTTATATACGTGGATCAAATTGACCCTATTTGAGAAAGGATTTGCTTCCTGGAGGAGGTAGCTATTCAGTTGGAGAATAAGAGTTTCTGCTCTAAGCTTATTATGAGTTAACATATTAAATTCTGACACTgaaaaagtgcattttaaaaaatcagttttgaaataaacttttaatgaaaatgtcAGATGCTGTGTGACAGATGCCATGGAAATTTTATTTACAGAGCAGTTTTTCCTACAGCTTTGTCAGTTCATTGACTCTGATACAGAAAGATACTTTCCTGGCTGTTAGAGAGAAAAAATCAGTCAACAAAAACATTAATTTGTTAATGTCTATGCTTATTCTCCCTGTGAGGGAAGGAAGGATGAGATAAACCCatcatttgttttaaaatagtgACAGAATGGCCATCAGATAAGAAGTTATGCATTTAGGAAATCTCTGGGAATCTCATTTGCAATAATCAGACTGGTCATGAATATGCTAATAAAATATCTCCTTCAGGTTTGACTCTCTGTGGTCAGTTGGAGATCTGAGATCAAAAGATGACATTAATAGGCTGAATCAGGGTCCCTGCTGGATCTGAAAGTTTTAAGTAATACTTGAATAATTTTATTGGGTAGTAAACAAACTCCCTGATTTTCAGCTGTGAAACTGGCAAATACTGCAAAATGTATTCCAGTTTAATAGTCTAATTAATTTCAGCTAGCAATTAATTGAATTTGACACAATTTATCACTAAATGTTGTCAAAGAGAAGCCAAAACTAACTTGGAGCATTTCTACTGACAAGAATTTTCTTAGCAGAGCAAGCTTTCCTGCTGTAGTTGTTGTTTTACACTGGATCAAAACCTTATCCTGCTTTCTTAACTTACCAAAATTGAATTCCCAAAACTCCTGAGAAATGCCCTTGATGCCAAAGTATCCCCCATAGATGTACATGCTGGAATGGTACACGACTGCACTGTGGCCTTTTCTGTTAGCTGGTGCAGAGCTCTAGAACagttcaaaaataaaaacctataAAGTCATatcagcagcaatgtctgtctGGGAaatacacctttttttttccccacaaatgaCCCTGCAGTCCTAAACTTTCTCTTACTCCTCCATCAAGCAAAGGTAACCAGAATGGTAACTGTGTCAcatcttaaaagaaaattttggatgTAATTTCAAGGTATAGAAGCATTGTGATGATAAAGTTTCAGTAGCAAAAAATGAGTGATTTCTAATGTGTAGTGATACAAAATCAATCTCAAAAGACCAAGCCACAAATGCTTCCACTCAGGTTTCAATTAGAAGTGGCAGTAACTTGGTGAGTCCACGTGTTCACACTGAAGAATTGAAAAATGCTGCAGCACTTCACGTTCCAAAATGTATTAGCGTGGCTGCCAATCTGTTTTCACAACCCTACTTTTAAAAGCACGAGCTTCACGTATGGTTGCAATATTCcatttaaaattagttttcttGATAGGGATTTCAGagaaacagaagcagcagcagaggagaggaCTTAACTTCTTATATAGGACTTAAAATTTAAGAGCAGtatttttaaacactgttttgaagaaggaaaaagcctTAAGTTATTGAAAGTGCAAAGAAATAAAGTACAGCCACATGTCTCTGAAGAGATGAGATTGGAACTGTTTGGGGGAACATATTTCAAAGCAATCTGTTTAATCAACAAAGCAACAGGCATTTGATTCACACATTCCCCACTTCCTGGCTCCTTACCTCCGTCTCTGCTGGTTCGTTGCAGCTCTCTGTCCATCTTGCGGAATCTGGGGATTGAGTTAATAAAGCGCAGTTTAGGTCCCGCACCACAAGAGGACACTCCTCCCGCAGTAACTGCTCAAACGGCACAGCTCATTCCCAAGGAAGTCTCGTCCTGGTGTTTTTTACTGACAAGGCTGAAGAAATCCCgctggggcagcagccctgagagACTTCAGGAGACACAGTTTGAACAGTTTTCCTCTATCCTTATCTGATACAGAATCACACAGCTGCCACACTGTATTCCAGTTTCCTAAAGCTGAATTTCATAATGCAGAAGTAACCTGGGATTATCATAATTTTCTGAACATGTAGGAATATGACTCCTGCTTGCCACACACACCTTATTATGGCAGACTTATTCCTTCTTGTTCTTTTTCATAGGTCCCTTAAATAGCCCTCAAATAACAGCCAGCAATCACAGATCTGGGATCACCGTGAAGGACAGGAAATATCAGataacacagcagcacagagataCAATGAGCAATCAGTGCAGGCTTGCATTACTTAAAGCTATTCTTGCcaaaagattttaaataataaCTATGAAACAGCTAGACACACAACCAGTGGTGAATAACTCATTTCCAATTTCCACTGGTAAGTACTGTGAGTAATAAGATGCTTTTGCCTTTAAAATATGTTCTGaggcttttctttcttccagcaGGTTATCTCAGACAACTGGTGTAAAACACAAAGAAAGGGTTGAAAAAACCCCATTGACTTCAAGTTACATAGTGAAGTAGCAAAAGAAACCAGGAAACTTAAATCTTGGTCTGGACACAAGATT
This genomic window from Ammospiza caudacuta isolate bAmmCau1 chromosome 8, bAmmCau1.pri, whole genome shotgun sequence contains:
- the LOC131560824 gene encoding uncharacterized protein LOC131560824 isoform X2, with translation MLDCSRDGPEELEEHSMVAYKGSLYIFGGMVDSAFTQAKTPLWIYDIDSARWTESCNEPAETESSAPANRKGHSAVVYHSSMYIYGGYFGIKGISQEFWEFNFDSRKWLCVPSPCHSSGPGARHGHSAVVYHTAMYLFGGLVGLTEQRDLWRWDFGSSSWSSIRTSQGPPPVVGHASVVCKDSMLIFGGGISNSSPNDDLWKYHFHTQTWKKLSSTTKGNFSPKMYHCILGIGVHFQTTSDFTDTFPSHCKSEQKDHPQLVPSLRHSGFCSFFCPQPTERSNAIEMKTFSLPLEPAEFPASQTTSETGLGPKRDRSCLSKDKALPLLACPGEAFAAAQAVGEEERSDWGCVATGGGISRTNTLLLIGGKPLSSFSEISFRQMEFDCL
- the LOC131560824 gene encoding leucine-zipper-like transcriptional regulator 1 isoform X1, with product MKGRAAGGAAEAPQPRPCDRYKHACAVCRGFVYLYGGHGCTTLRDFWRYHPVKNEWEMLDCSRDGPEELEEHSMVAYKGSLYIFGGMVDSAFTQAKTPLWIYDIDSARWTESCNEPAETESSAPANRKGHSAVVYHSSMYIYGGYFGIKGISQEFWEFNFDSRKWLCVPSPCHSSGPGARHGHSAVVYHTAMYLFGGLVGLTEQRDLWRWDFGSSSWSSIRTSQGPPPVVGHASVVCKDSMLIFGGGISNSSPNDDLWKYHFHTQTWKKLSSTTKGNFSPKMYHCILGIGVHFQTTSDFTDTFPSHCKSEQKDHPQLVPSLRHSGFCSFFCPQPTERSNAIEMKTFSLPLEPAEFPASQTTSETGLGPKRDRSCLSKDKALPLLACPGEAFAAAQAVGEEERSDWGCVATGGGISRTNTLLLIGGKPLSSFSEISFRQMEFDCL